In a single window of the Oscarella lobularis chromosome 4, ooOscLobu1.1, whole genome shotgun sequence genome:
- the LOC136185980 gene encoding uncharacterized protein — protein sequence MGKESELLKAAENGDIPKMERLLTSSKRKGASIDANPLDLSGDLQAMRMKRRVTHINVDCTDHRGATPLILAALNGHKEAVVLLLIYSATIHHRDDKDNSAIHMAAWNNRSDVVEILLKNGAKVNEVNVDGNTPLHFAAEFYQGNIFTPLKLLQNGAKVMVKNAAGDTPLDLAARFDKKECLSLLVDSDATAIQSTRSIVEASKTGRKDIVQLLINCGMGANAEADQTRPLNEACRYCRKDIVELLLTYGANPDLPNGKGETSRALVESYCASKGTEEKAKEIIALFEEYKDKEPLKPQAEQDRLRAEEKRNAQSQEVVMKDYPILKNKIRWTEDSEEYRSGCTLRSPNTNLLDDNPETFWVSPSTTFSWVSFDFGSPFTLTGIRIIGWANDQMLKHFEIQTGITLTGPWTVVKKFQAHRVGSSDPVKPGEAQDFKEFYATSQYWRLLITDNYGGPCTCFQGIQFFGFDTMLRKWFNDLGLIRYYEDFAMKGYNQVSELVRVTDRELEIISSLPGHRKKIALAVKKMREHVYPLRELKWDKHPVLSCIQGDEIPPFSVQGDPMTNEDLRLVVHGGAKLSGNLTSSLEPNGDNPSTAEFKGISLTPAGRYLLEVQSVKRPDKFVRATDPIVVAFPTKNTVELDAVFGQLDDMLKF from the exons ATGGGCAAGGAAAGCGAGCTTCTCAAGGCAGCAGAAAACGGCGACATACCTAAAATGGAG CGTCTTCTCACGTCGTCCAAGCGAAAGGGCGCGTCCATCGATGCGAACCCGCTCGATCTGAGCGGCGACTTGCAGGCGATGCGCATGAAGCGACGCGTGACGCACATCAACGTCGATTGCACCGATCATCGGGGCGCAACGCCGCTCATACTCGCCGCGCTAAACG GTCACAAGGAAGCGGTCGTCCTCTTGCTCATCTATTCGGCAACGATTCATCATCGCGACGATAAGGA caATTCCGCTATTCATATGGCGGCGTGGAACAATCGAagcgatgtcgtcgagattCTTCTGAAGAACGGCGCTAAG gTGAACGAAGTGAACGTGGACGGAAACACGCCCCTGCACTTTGCAGCCGAGTTTTATCAAGGGAACATATTCACTCCACTGAAACTTCTTCAG AATGGTGCCAAGGTGATGGTGAAgaacgccgccggcgacaCGCCTCTTGATTTAGCAGCTCGATTTGATAAAAAAG AGTGTTTGTCTCTTTTGGTCGATTCGGACGCGACTGCAATTCAATCGACGCGCAGCATCGTGGAGGCGTCCAAGACGG GTCGAAAGGACATTGTTCAGCTATTGATTAATTGTGGCATGGGCGCCAACGCCGAAGCCGATC AAACGCGGCCTTTGAACGAAGCGTGTCGATATTGCAGAAAGGACATTGTCGAATTGCTTCTCACCTACGGAGCAAATCCGGACCTTCCGAACGGAAAGGGGGAA ACGTCGAGAGCTTTAGTGGAGAGTTACTGCGCGTCGAAAGGAacggaagagaaagcgaaagagatCATCGCTCTCTTTGAAG AGTACAAGGACAAAGAGCCTTTGAAACCACAG GCTGAACAGGATCGGCTTCGCgcggaagaaaaacgaaatgcGCAAAGTCAAGAAGTCGTCATGA AGGACTACCCTATtttaaaaaacaaaattcgCTGGACCGAAGACTCGGAAGAATACCGAAGTGGCTGTACGCTGAGAAGCCCCAATACCAATCTCCTCGACG ACAACCCGGAAACGTTTTGGGTTTCGCCGTCTACAACTTTCTCGTGGGTCAGCTTCGATTTTGGTTCGCCTTTTACACTAACAGGAATTCGAATTATTGGCTG GGCTAATGATCAAATGTTGAAACACTTTGAAATTCAGACTGGCATCACCTTGAC ggGTCCGTGGACCGTGGTTAAGAAATTCCAGGCTCACAGGGTCGGCTCCTCAGATCCGGTGAAACCCGGCGAAGCCCAAGATTTCAAGGAGTTCTATGCAACTTCGCAG TATTGGCGTCTTCTGATTACCGACAATTATGGCGGGCCGTGCACGTGCTTCCAGggaattcaattttttggcTTCG ATACAATGCTTCGAAAGTGGTTCAATGATCTTGGCCTCATTCGATACTACGAAGATTTTGCCATGAAA GGCTACAATCAAGTTAGTGAGCTGGTGCGCGTTACGGATCGTGAATTGGAAATCATT TCGAGCTTGCCTGGGCATCGGAAAAAGATTGCTCTCGCTgtaaagaaaatgagagaaCACg TGTATCCGCTCAGGGAACTGAAGTGGGATAAGCACCCGGTTCTTAGCTGCATTCAAGGAGACGAA ATTCCTCCCTTTAGTGTTCAAGGTGATCCAATGACAAACGAAGATCTGAGGCTAGTAGTTCATG GTGGAGCCAAATTGTCcggaaatttgacgtcgagcTTAGAACCTAACGGGGATAATCCATCGACAGCCGAATTTAAGGGAATCAGCTTGACCCCCG CTGGGCGTTATCTACTTGAAGTGCAAAGCGTGAAACGCCCAGACAAATTCGTCCGAGCCACAGATCCCATTGTAGTTG ccTTTCCGACGAAAAACACGGTTGAATTAGACGCCGTATTCGGTCAACTGGACGACATgttgaaattttga
- the LOC136185975 gene encoding F-box and leucine-rich repeat protein 13-like — MPRRLQTLRNASSGLREYLHQNQLPAVIESLLSSLIVMRPPHPERYIRDKILEILNGEHTVITWDVFIPKNMRPKDRILWEGITDMFFDDNDEEYANIFEPCAPELYQKAYDHYNGHLRDKSFFAWAAYYRTKKRAALEELARIEWARNYYRRQLSSKIFTRWMEWNEKRVERKRVAFTKIQRIDKLRLYRMGFVAWQQCSRESIKEKLWFKNLERERDSVDFGMLEDGKEERHSPGSDRVSKLPREAALRIFSFVAGNIDDLCRCARVCRSWKMLTQDNVLWSSLNLAPLKNYVFDKVLSNFIQKYRPSIVRINLRGCHMLTSKSLKHIGECKNIQDLNLSECQAVDEDVIRSITSNCGNLLYLNLAYCQVTDAMLRTLTKGCPNLQYLSLAYSTTFTSQGLHYFTTSKGCRKLTYADVSGCEQITPEGMKCIARGCTSLQTLVLNDLPALSNESVHALTTHCHNLRHVSFLGGTSITDDALKYLSLQSRKLQSVRLEGNASITDLSLKTMGRACPELNYVSIVDCPKLTDHALKALGGCRNIRVLNVADCLRLTDSGVRHVIEGSSGPKLREVNLTNCLRVSDVTLLRLAQRCHRLTYASFCFCEHITDAGVELLGSLTSLISLDLTGCHIGDQAIATIGQASADFKDLNIAECTQITDIGLQKLCTNCPNLESLDVSNCYNLTDGAVQTLAFCCRMLRTFRFAGCHQLTDQAIQSISGGCHYLTEIDLSGCDKITDKSLVKYLRKGCRQLRFLTMLGCRGITKIGAQKMQTQNAVIRYSADTPSMTTLEAFGIHY, encoded by the exons ATGCCTCGCCGTTTGCAGACTCTTCGTAACGCCAGCAGCGGATTACGCGAATATCTTCATCAAAATCAGCTACCTGCGGTCATAGAG AGTTTGCTGTCGTCACTCATTGTCATGCGACCGCCTCATCCCGAAAGATACATTCGCGATAAAATTCTCGAAATACTAAACGGCGAGCACACCGTCATAACGTG GGACGTTTTCATTCCGAAAAACATGCGACCGAAAGACCGGATTCTATGGGAAGGAATCACGGACATgtttttcgacgacaacgacgaagaataCGCAAACATTTTTGAG CCTTGTGCTCCCGAATTGTATCAGAAAGCATACGATCACTACAACGGCCACTTGAGAGACAAAAGCTTTTT TGCTTGGGCGGCTTATTATCGGACGAAAAAGAGGGCCGCTTTAGAGGAGTTGGCACGCATCGAATGGGCGAGAAATTACTATCGGAGGCAACTCTCCTCGAAAATATTCACGAGGTGGATG GAATGGAATGAGAAAAGGGTAGAAAGAAAGCGAG TTGCGTTCACGAAAATACAGAGAATCGATAAGTTGCGGCTGTACCGAATGGGATTCGTTGCCTGGCAACAGTGCTCCAGGGAATCcatcaaagaaaaactctGGTTTAAG AACTTGGAGCGGGAAAGAGACTCGGTTGATTTTGGAATGCTTGAAgacggaaaagaagagcgtcACTCTCCCGGATCCGACCGAGTGTCCAAGCTTCCTAGAGAAGCAGCATTGCGA ATTTTTAGTTTCGTCGCGGGCAATATTGACGATTTGTGTCGTTGCGCTCGCGTTTGTCGCTCGTGGAAAATGCTCACGCAGGATAACGTACTGTGGAGTAGTCTCAATTTGGCTCCACTCAAAAACTA CGTTTTCGACAAAGTTCTAAGTAATTTCATACAGAAATACCGGCCGTCTATAGTTCGCATCAACTTACGGGGATGTCATATGCTAACGTCGAAAAGTCTAAAGCATATCG GCGAATGCAAAAACATTCAAGATTTAAATTTGTCCGAATGTCAAGCAGTCGAC GAAGACGTCATACGATCAATCACGTCAAACTGCGGCAATCTTCTCTACCTCAACCTCGCCTACTGCCAAGTCACTGACGCGATGTTGCGCACACTAACGAA AGGTTGTCCCAATCTCCAATACCTCAGTTTGGCCTACTCCACTACATTCACTAGTCAAGGCCTGCACTACTTTACAACGAGCAAAGGCTGCAGAAAATTGACCTACGCCGACGTGTCCGGATGTGAAcag ATTACGCCCGAGGGTATGAAATGTATTGCGCGGGGCTGCACTAGTTTGCAGACGCTCGTTCTAAACGATTTGCCGGCGCTCTCCAACGAGAGCGTGCACGCGCTCACAACGCATTGTCACAATTTGAGACACGTGTCTTTTCTCGGCGGAACGAGCATCACCGACGATGCGCTCAAGTATCTGAGTCTGCAATCGCGCAAACTCCAATCAGTTCGCTTAGAAG GAAATGCAAGCATTACCGATTTGTCTCTAAAGACTATGGGTCGCGCGTGCCCTGAGCTTAATTACGTTTCGATTGTCGACTGCCCTAAATTGACTGATCACGCGTTAAAGGCTCTAGGTGGATGCAGAAACATACGCGTGCTCAACGTAGCCGATTGTCTGCG ACTGACAGATTCTGGTgttcgtcacgtgatcgaggGTTCATCTGGGCCAAAACTACGCGAAGTGAATCTGACCAATTGCCTTCGagtcagtgacgtcacattacTACGACTCGCTCAGAG ATGCCACAGATTGACGTACGCTTCGTTCTGCTTTTGCGAACACATCACCGATGCCGGCGTCGAATTGCTCGGCAGTCTAACGTCTCTCATATCTCTCGATCTAACCGGATGTCACATTGGCGACCAA GCAATCGCGACAATCGGTCAAGCGAGCGCCGATTTTAAAGACTTGAACATAGCAGAGTGCACTCAAATTACCGATATCGGCCTCCAA AAATTGTGCACTAATTGCCCTAATCTTGAATCTCTCGACGTATCGAACTGTTAC AATCTAACTGACGGAGCTGTGCAGACTTTGGCCTTCTGCTGCAGAATGCTTCGAACGTTTCGCTTTGCCGGATGTCACCAG CTAACCGACCAAGCAATACAATCGATATCGGGAGGGTGTCACTACTTGACAGAAATTGATCTATCCGGATGCGACAAAATCAC GGACAAGAGCCTAGTCAAATATCTACGAAAAGGCTGCAGACAGCTAAGATTCCTCACTATGCTAGGATGCAGAGGAATAACAAA AATCGGAGCGCAGAAAATGCAGACCCAAAACGCTGTGATTCGCTACAGTGCGGACACGCCTTCAATGACAACATTGGAGGCATTCGGAATTCACTACTAG
- the LOC136185875 gene encoding rabenosyn-5-like — translation MAADVKEGFLCSVCKRDMKSLPQLQEHFDTAHTRDRVVPQLLRGFFNKAKRIIMGEPVPGVSPGTPQQQRARTSSSTSEGGIDPALWDPQEIGAIRSHWDRFKDTRDRSVNQIAIETNKILIRLEKFVSQLEKGGKLKKDYEIVDWVPDSQATVCYDCKKSFSVSRRRHHCRLTGQVICGKCSQFLPMSFAEELLRPTMNFELKGKLDQSPLKEGEEKEQQPPLRVSTSCYKLLLRKHEHVQQKESRPAFLQLYEKMKSVMAQADAALPRYHEVAEALRLGDESTSLEKAQEMRFKLMKLHEAVDILSKKILMLDVQSDRPPKPRQLRIQKQTRQYATQYLQSNIIAMVPLPTAQQLQELQERNRRAQAERTKRERMEAQQAAERLKQKTDVDSSSVQMKRVSGPGWQPSAARPLTENVEEKDPLEIQRDMLLHYIAQAKQAGKKDELKALEESLKDIEFQLRSAKLKS, via the exons ATGGCGGCCGACGTAAAAGAGGGATTCCTCTGTTCGGTGTGCAAGCGAGACATGAAGTCGCTTCCGCAGCTGCAGGAGCACTTCGACACGGCACACACGCGCGATCGGGTCGTGCCGCAGCTCCTCCGCGGCTTCTTCaacaaagcgaagcgcaTCATCATGGGAGAACCCGTTCCGGGCGTCTCGCCGGGCacgccgcagcagcagcgcgcTCGCACGTCGAGTTCGACGTCGGAGGGCGGCATCGATCCGGCGTTGTGGGATCCGCAGGAAATCG GAGCGATTAGGAGTCATTGGGATCGGTTTAAGGATACGAGGGATAGAAGTGTCAATCAGATTGCGATTGAGACGAACAAGATTTTAATTCGACTCGAAAAG TTCGTGTCGCAATTGGAAAAAGGcggaaaattgaaaaagg attACGAGATTGTTGATTGGGTGCCTGATTCGCAGGCTACGGTTTGTTACGATTGcaagaaatcgttttcggTGAGCCGAAGACGTCATCACTGTCGGCTGACTGGACAGGTCATATGTGGCAAGTGCTCCCAGTTTCTTCCAATGTCATTTGCAG aagAACTCCTTAGGCCAACAATGAATTTTGAATTGAAAGGAAAGTTGGATCAAAGTCCGTTGAAAGAGGGAGAGGAGAAAGAGCAACAGCCGCCGCTGAGAGTCTCAACGAGCTGCTACAAACTTCTGCTAAG GAAACATGAACATGTACAACAGAAAGAAAGTCGTCCCGCGTTTCTCCAATTATACGAA AAAATGAAGAGCGTTATGGCTCAAGCAGATGCCGCACTTCCGCGCTATCACGAAGTCGCAGAAGCCCTAAG GTTAGGAGACGAAAGTACAAGCTTAGAAAAGGCTCAAGAAATGCGATTCAAATTAATGAAATTGCACGAAGCCGTTGACATACTAAG TAAGAAAATTCTCATGCTGGACGTTCAAAGCGATCGTCCACCCAAGCCTCGTCAATTGCGAATTCAAAAGCAGACTCGTCAATACGCAACTCAATATCTCCAGTCGAACATCATCGCCATGGTTCCCCTTCCCACGGCCCAGCAGCTGCAGGAACTACAGGAACGCAATCGACGCGCGCAGGCCGAAAGAACGAAGCGCGAGAGAATGGAAGCGCAGCAGGCGGCGGAACGACTCAAACAAAAAACCGACGTTGATTCTTCGTCGGTGCAAATGAAACGCGTTTCCGGGCCTGGATGGCAGCCATCGGCTGCTCGGCCTCTGACGGAGAATGTGGAGGAGAAAGATCCGTTGGAGATTCAGAGGGATATGTTGCTGCACTACATTGCACAAGCGAAGCAGGCCGGAAAAAAGGATGAGTTGAAAGCGCTGGAGGAATCGCTGAAGGATATCGAATTTCAGCTAAGGTCAGCAAAGTTGAAGAGCTAG
- the LOC136185879 gene encoding lamina-associated polypeptide 2-like codes for MSKIFDNPSLLTTDRLEKELRKHGSPVPARKTKANLVKAYKEHVTAKKEELEFSSDDEASFVRNNQHGLRRRGAGGGDAKRISSRATTRSGGGGGDSSNDLRVEKLSDDELVRELKKLGFTPGPVQPNTRSLYEKKLKAMLAAKKDAPDRVTRPRRRGRRPITTESEEEEEDDDEEEEEEEEEEEEYSDEEDGGVATTETTTTTTRTTTVTTDETDTAKSRQFAEQTERHQRSVSARGRSAVVDLKPPSFFVFILIMVSLLALVLYLLGQFGPRPLSFGGVPLLDRQG; via the exons ATGTCGAAAATATTCGACAACCCGTCGTTGCTAACGACCGACCGACTCGAAAAAGAGCTCCGAAAGCACGGCAGCCCCGTCCCGGcgcgaaaaacgaaggcgAACCTCGTGAAAGCCTACAAAGAACACGTCACAGCGAAAAAGGAGGAACTCGAATtctcgtccgacgacgaagcgagcTTCGTGCGAAAC AACCAGCACGGAttacgtcgtcgcggcgccggcggcggcgacgcgaaaagAATCTCTTcaagagcgacgacgcgcagtggtggtggcggcggcgatagCAGCAACGATTTGCGCGTCGAGAAgctgagcgacgacgaattggtgAGGGAGCTGAAGAAGCTCGGATTCACGCCCGGTCCCGTGCAGCCGAATACGCGCAGTTTGTACGAgaaaaagttgaaggccaTGCTCGCGGCGAAGAAGGATGCGCCCGATCGAGTGACGAGgccgagacgacgaggaagacgacCGATTACGaccgaaagcgaagaagaagaagaagatgatgatgaagaagaagaagaagaggaagaagaagaggaggagtattcagatgaagaagatgGGGGCGTGGCTACTaccgagacgacgacgacgacgacgagaacgacgacggttaCGACGGATGAAACGGATACGGCGAAGAGTCGGCAGTTTGCTGAGCAGACGGAACGTCATCAGCGCAGCGTGTCGGCACGGGGACGGAGtgctgtcgtcgatttgaagccgccctccttcttcgtcttcataCTGATCATGGTCTCACTTCTTGCCTTAGTTCTCTATCTGCTAGGCCAATTTGGTCCTAGGCCGCTCAGTTTTGGCGGTGTGCCTCTTTTGGATCGTCAGGGATAA
- the LOC136185878 gene encoding solute carrier family 25 member 3-like codes for MFSKLLDAAKSNPFGSPFVSRAKCDDVGTAKAASASSSSEYSCEFGSAKYFAICGFGGILSCGLTHTAVVPLDLVKCRIQVDPKKYVSLVNGIKVTVRENGVRGLALGWAPTLVGYSMQGLCKFGFYEVFKSVYSNMLGEENTYLWRTSLYLAASASAEFFADIALAPMEAVKVRIQTQPGWSTTLREGAPRIMREEGLIGFYKGVGPLWARQIPYTMMKFACFERTVEALYKYVVPKKRNECSKSEQLVVTFAAGYIAGVFCAIVSHPADSIVSKLNSDVGSTAIQAAKVLGWKGLWKGLGTRIFMIGTLTALQWFIYDSVKVTFRLPRPPPPEMPESLKKKLALQNQSS; via the exons ATGTTTTCGAAGCTTCTCGACGCTGCGAAGAGCAATCCATTCGGAAGCCCGTTTGTCAGTAGGGCAAAATGTGACGACGTGGGCACAGCGAAAGCTGCTTCCGCTTCTTCATCTAGCG AGTACAGCTGCGAGTTTGGCTCAGCCAAGTATTTCGCCATCTGCGGGTTTGGTGGCATTCTGAGCTGCGGACTGACCCACACGGCCGTCGTTCCACTCGACCTGGTCAAATGCAGAATTCag GTGGATCCCAAAAAATACGTGTCGCTTGTGAACGGGATAAAAGTGACAGTGCGCGAGAACGGCGTACGCGGATTGGCTCTCGGTTGGGCTCCCACGCTCGTCGGCTATTCCATGCAAGGCCTCTGCAAATTCGGCTTCTACGAAGTGTTCAAGAGCGTCTATAGCAACATGCTTGGCGAA gagAATACTTATCTTTGGCGTACTTCCCTTTATCTGGCTGCTTCGGCGAGTGCCGAGTTTTTCGCCGACATCGCTCTCGCTCCCATGGAAGCCGTCAAGGTGAGAATTCAAACGCAACCCGGATggtcgacgacgctgagaGAAGGAGCGCCGAGAATTATGCGCGAGGAAGGCCTTATAGG aTTCTATAAGGGTGTCGGTCCGCTGTGGGCTCGGCAAATTCCGTACACCATGATGAAGTTTGCCTGCTTTGAACGAACCGTCGAGGCTCTTTACAAATATGTTGTTCCTAAAAAGAG GAATGAGTGCTCCAAGTCCGAGCAGCTTGTCGTTACTTTTGCCGCCGGATATATTG CTGGTGTATTCTGTGCTATTGTGAGTCACCCGGCTGACAGCATTGTCTCCAAACTCAATTCCGACGTGGGCAGCACGGCAATTCAAGCAGCCAAAGTCTTAGGATGGAAAG GTCTATGGAAGGGTCTTGGTACTCGTATATTTATGATTGGCACCCTGACGGCACTCCAATGGTTCATCTACGATTCGGTCAAGGTCACCTTCCGTTTGCcacgtccgccgccgccagaaATGCCGGAGagtctgaagaaaaagttggctcttcaaaatcaatctTCCTAA
- the LOC136185866 gene encoding dnaJ homolog subfamily C member 2-like encodes MLQVQFRASEPVWRGVEAVGKWYELYKGGKWSLGDETAHSDEPRTEENAPDKESDKKDFVSERNLALDPAEWKTQDHYAVMGLGKLRHKATEDDIKKAYKQLALKHHPDKKTSSSVQNQEEPGDAYFQCVKRAYEVLSDLARRRAYDSIDPEFDESIPSSDEITSENFFSLLQPAFESNARWSKKQPVPSFGNMKSSFDEVNDFYSFWYDFQSWREFSYMDQEDLENAENREERRWIEKQNKAARQQRKKEEVTRIRSLVDVAYGCDPRIKKFKEEERERKLEQKKAKEEAAKAAAEERMRKQKEAEEAEKKRKEEEEARLKEEAAAAKKEREAKKKVLKKERKSFRSMCQTYGNFSSSESDLPQRLEDIDFLCLALSAEKLCEMRTVLENSPAAEAKERFLSEVKRLKEEELKADSDGKSKPKTEDKFQAKTVWLDEERQLLIKAVKQYPAGTVRRYDVIAEFINSHSSESAQDKVGSDIITQIKLLQAADSALKDQVNRTAFRRFDKEHMSRPDVASAAAAEHEPTQRYDHQPWTGEEQKLLEEALRTFPLSLPNRWDRIADKLPRRTKKECVQRCKEIARIVQARKAGQQTFN; translated from the exons ATGCTGCAGGTTCAATTTCGCGCTTCAG AACCCGTTTGGCGAGGCGTAGAGGCCGTCGGAAAGTGGTACGAGCTCTATAAGGGAGGAAAATGGTCGCTTGGAGACGAAACCGCGCATTCGGACGAACCGCGAACCGAAGAAAATGCACCAGACAAAGAATCCGATAAAAAGGACTTTGTCTCGGAGCGCAATCTAGCTCTAGATCCAGCCGAATGGAAG ACGCAGGACCACTACGCCGTCATGGGATTAGGAAAACTGCGACACAAAGCCACGGAAGACGACATAAAGAAAGCGT ATAAGCAGTTAGCACTGAAGCATCATCCGGataaaaagacgtcgtcttcagtTCAAAACCAAGAAGAACCCGGAGACGCATATTTTCAATGTGTGAAACGAg CTTATGAGGTTTTAAGTGATCTGGCTCGTAGACGGGCTTACGATAGCATCGATCcggaattcgacgaatcTATTCCATCTTCTGATGAAattacgtcagaaaatttttttagtttgctACAGCCAGCTTTTGAATCTAATGCAAG gtggTCCAAGAAGCAGCCTGTTCCGAGCTTTGGAAATATGAAGTCAAGCTTCGATGAAGTCAATGACTTCTATTCGTTTTGGTACGATTTTCAGTCGTGGAGAGAATTTTCCTACATGGATCAGGAAGATTTGGAAAATGCGGAAAA TCGCGAGGAAAGAAGGTGGATTGAGAAGCAAAATAAAGCGGCAAGGCAGCAGaggaagaaagaggaagtgACTCGAATTCGAAGTCTTGTAG ATGTGGCATATGGATGCGATCCTCGAATCAAGAAATTTAAGGAGGAGGAACGCGAGAGAAAGTTGgagcagaagaaagcgaaagaagaggcGGCCAAAGCTGCTGCCGAGGAAAGAATGCGA aaacaaaaagaagccgAGGAGGccgagaagaagaggaaggaagaggaagaggctCGGCTAAAAGAAGAG GCTGCGGCTGCGAAAAAGGAGAgggaagcgaaaaagaaagttcTTAAAAAGGAGAGGAAATCTTTTAGATCCATGTGCCAG ACGTACGgaaatttttcgtcgtctgaaaGCGATTTGCCTCAGCGCTTGGAAGATATCGATTTTTTGTGTTTGGCTTTGTCAGCTGAAAA GTTGTGTGAGATGAGAACAGTGTTAGAAAATAGTCCAGCGGCAGAGGCTAAAGAACGATTTCTAAGCGAGGTTAAAAGGCTaaaggaagaagagctgAAAGCAGACAGTgacggaaaatcgaagcCAA AGACGGAGGATAAATTTCAAGCAAAGACCGTGTGGCTAGACGAAGAACGACAATTATTAATAAAAGCCGTCAAACAGTATCCGGCGGGAACGGTGCGTCGTTACGACGTCATAGCAGAATTCATCAACAGCCATTCGTCGGAATCGGCGCAAGACAAAGTCGGTTCCGACATCATAACGCAAATCAAGCTTCTCCAAGCAGCAG ATTCTGCGCTGAAAGATCAGGTGAATCGGACGgcttttcgacgtttcgacaAGGAACACATGTCGCGGCCGGACGTTGCATCAGCCGCCGCGGCAGAACACGAGCCAACACAGCGATACGATCACCAAC CTTGGACTGGCGAGGAGCAGAAATTGCTTGAAGAGGCGTTGAGAACGTTTCCCCTTTCTCTGCCGAATCGCTGGGATCGAATTGCCGATAAATTGCCGCGAAGAACGAAGAAGGAATGCGTACAACGATGCAAG GAAATAGCGAGAATAGTGCAGGCAAGAAAGGCTGGACAGCAGACATTCAATTAA